In Salvelinus namaycush isolate Seneca chromosome 12, SaNama_1.0, whole genome shotgun sequence, the DNA window TCCGTTACTGTTTTTGATCTAATATCAAGTAACACAACTTTGACTGAAGTAATTTCAATATCTATGTCCAGAACATAGTTCGCCATGGTTAGCTGCTTCTGAGATAGCTTCTGAGATTAGGCTCCTTAGCCTATTAATTATTGTACATTTTATCCAGAGCCCAGCGATTGTAAACAGAGGGCGCTACTAATTTGATCTAAGGCGGACACCATAGACCAAAGTTCGTTTTGGTCACAGGTCACAACAAATACAGTTTAAAGATATTACAAAATTGAAATAAAGAAAATGAATGTGtgattaaattgaattgaaaagcACATTCATCCATTGACTTCATCAAAAACGAGCAAAATAAAAGTCCCAGAATGCATTTCGCAAAAAAAGGGCAGATTCAGAAAGACTGGTCGCATCGCAGTTACCTTTGCGCTATTTAGCTAGAATTAGCTTTATTTCTGTAATTACATTCCAGTAGTGAAGGGGTTAGTAAATCAATTGACATGGAATATTAAGTGTCACAAACTAGCTATGTGCCTTTGATGTGTTTGTGAAATAAACGAAGCACTTTATATTATTTTTAATTCGGTGAGTAAACCGTTGGCTAGCTGCTAACGTTAGCTCCCAGTGTCCAGATGACAGCTAACAAGCCGGTTCGCTAGTGACAAAAATGCTTGCTTTAAACAAGATTATGCAGAATTTGTACGATACAATAACGTATATGCAGCAATGTAATCATTCAATATTATGTAATGATTTTCTAATGACCTCTTGTTTGCAGCAGCAGCAGTCATCGCTggaaaaaaaaaaacaaggagGTGCCGACATGGCCTCAGTCGTAGCGAAACGAGAAGGACCACAGTTCATCAGTGAGGTTGCTGTGAGGGGCAACGCCGCAGTGCTGGACTACTGCCGGACGTCGGTGTCAGCTCTGTCGGGGGCGACAGCGGGCATCCTTGGGCTCACAGGACTGTACGGATTTATCTTCTATTTCCTCGCCTcgttcctcctctcccttcttctcaTCATCAAGGCCAGTCGCAGGTGGAACAAGTGCTTCAAGTCTCGGAGGATGCTCTTTACAGGAGGGCTTGTTGGAGGTCTTTTTACCTACGTCCTGTTCTGGACTTTCCTCTACGGAATGGTGCATGTGTACTAATAAAATTGACCATAATGTTGAGCAAGTTTTAAACCTAATGTCATGTAAATCCAATTATAATTGTCTAACTTCCCGCAAAACTTTGTAGATATAGGCGATTGATTAAATACCTTGTTAGATTAACTGTTTATTATACAGCTACGTGAAGTATGTCTGTCAGCAACTCTATTTATACATAAACTAAAACATGTCCTGCTTTCTCTTATTTACTGAACTGTTAACTGCTGCAGTATGTTATTGTTTATCTCTGCTCTATTGCATCTCTAGGATAACTGAATTTACCAAATGTTTGTCATCTAGCAGTTGATACATGTTATAATAAACATTGATCAGTAATGTGCCTGATGCAAAAATATTTTTCAAGTAGTGTAAATAGGATATAACGGCTCTGGTTGGATCCTTCAAAATAAATAACTCCATACAACCTGTTTGTATAATTTATTGATCATAAGATTTGGCAGACAACTGATATGATTGTTCTAACAATGGCCATTAGCCCTAAAAATGCATTATCATACAATGTTTTGCATTTAAAGGAAATACATTCAACAACTTGCCTCATACTCTAGTTCTGACTTTGTATATACAGACATATTGAACAGGACAAGGCAGAAGTTACAAGCAATCCCAAATGAGAAGTATTTATGATAGACAACCTTAGACCCAGTGTATTTTTCAATTGTGTTAAAAAGCAACCGTTCTCTCACGATGAGGTATTCCATCATATGACTCAAGGATTTCATTCTACTACAAGCGGTTTGTCAAGGTTTGAAGGAACACCGCTGCTAGCATAATAATGTAGTTGAGCACTGCAATGGTTTGATTGCATGGCCTAATTGACCCTTCAACAGATGGATTATGATTCGATCTTGGAACAAGTAAATAAGACGTCAGAAATAGAATAGTGCTTTTTCTCTTTGATAAATATCTCACTTCTTGGAGTGTCTGCATTGTCATTGCAGCAGTAAAGTGTAAGGAGAGGAGAGCAATGTCATTTCTATTTTCCAGCCCATCAGTCATCATGTCCAATCTGGACATGCATCACTCCTGAGAGACATAGGAAAACCAGAGCCATGTATCAGCATCAGTAACCTCTgctggaagaggagaaggagggtggGCATCGGGATCAGGACCTCACCCACCCTCGTTTTACTTTCCACCTGCTACAGGACCCAGTCTAGACATCTTGACAATAGCAGAACTTCTTTGTTTCAGGTCTCTCCTGAAAAACAGGTCTTCTGACCTCAATGGGACAACCTGTGttaataaaggataaataaagatGTGTCTCACAGAGCCGCCTCTTGCCTTTAGGGAGCCCTAAGCGagaattttttaaataacatttcctgcagttctacacattttgccttgaCAAATGCCATGTTAATACGATATCCGGGTGTataaacaaaatcaatgggggccttCTGGAGGTAAagggcccctggaggtcagggctcaTGGGCACGTTCCCTTCGAGCCCAGCAGGTAATTCAGGTTGaaggtttattttatttattcaactaggaaaatcagttaagaacaaattcttgtttagatagctggctagactaacttacctagCAATCTTATAAAgagttagctgacatgggctaatagagttactgtcagtgactgacagaAGAACTGCTGATGCACTACCAAATGTTTTAATTGCAcgtaaaatcaaagtttattggttgtgtacacAAAGTTGTGTATTCTACTATGCTATTTCAACAGTAAGTTGTCCTACGTGCAGCTTCTAGTCTGGTGTCTCACGCTGAATTAATCAGTTAGTGTCGTGGAGGGTGAGTATTATACCGTTGCCCCACAGTTCGTGGAGAGAGAATGTGAACCTCGTTTTTCTCTCCGGTTTTAGGGTCCTGTTTCTCCTCGTTTTTCGTAGAGAGTGTGGTAAGCTCGTGTTGTTCCCCAGCATGTTTTCTGTGTTTTCTTGTGTCTCGGTTCACCAATGTCTTCGCAATCTCTTTGTGCTTCTTGATCCGTTCTTTCCTGTTAAAGGgatgttttatttgttttactgacagacagagagaagtagcAAGGCAAACAATCCAAGACTGTCGTTTATTCAGTAAAGTAAATCATTTCAAAGTGTAAATTCTGTAGTTAGTAGTAATACCATGTCATAGTGTCTTACTTGAGAATCTCAAATTTCCTGTCTCGGTAGAAGGAACTCGTGCTCAACATGTAGACAAATATCATATCACATGCAAATTTTCCCTGAAACAAAGGCAAGGTTCAAGTCAAGACATACAATAGTCACATGAATCATGATAGAAATAAGGCCAACACCCCCCAATAAAGCTTCAGGCAACTTCACAGGCCATAGtgaaaacaaaaatacaaaaaacactaACTGTCCTGTGGATGTGTACAGCAGACTTCAAAGAGCTGTCTCCTCGGATAAATAAGACTGAAATAGGGCACTATTTATAGGGGCAGAGGGCTTCTGAATGCCAAATTGACCCCTATACACCCAAGGTACTCCTGTAGATATGACAGGTTTAGACAGTGAAAAGAAAATGTAGCGATATTGCTTAGACCTACCCAAATGTTTCAGATCTACAAACAAGGGGATAGGGATCGATTTGGAATGAAGAAGATTAGTA includes these proteins:
- the LOC120057053 gene encoding ER membrane protein complex subunit 6, coding for MASVVAKREGPQFISEVAVRGNAAVLDYCRTSVSALSGATAGILGLTGLYGFIFYFLASFLLSLLLIIKASRRWNKCFKSRRMLFTGGLVGGLFTYVLFWTFLYGMVHVY